One Triticum dicoccoides isolate Atlit2015 ecotype Zavitan chromosome 5B, WEW_v2.0, whole genome shotgun sequence genomic window carries:
- the LOC119310378 gene encoding pentatricopeptide repeat-containing protein At5g48910-like yields the protein MPPPTVPFFLTSTTLATAAKPQRQQLPAQPQPPSCGAKTPADSLAAAYTARMRLNPHLALRLFDHLLRSGADPDPIAYALALARCARERAHPAAAQLHGHAVKSGAASHRRVRNGLIHAFSVCGMLCDARKVFDYGPEVDMIAWNCLLRGYAQGRDAGALREFFARMPARDSVSWNTVIAWCVVNGEHEEAVAVFREMLASSECQPDRVTLVSVISAIAYLGALAQGLWAHAYVCRKEIEVDEKLSSALINMYSKCGFIEGAVYVFENSCALRSVDTWNAMLAGFTASGCSERALELFTRMESSGFVPNKITFNSFLNACSHAGFVEEGVGYFERMTNSYSIVPDIAHYGCMVDLFCRAGLFEKAEEMIQMMPMEPDAAVWKALVGACRTYKNFELGKKAGHRLIEAAPNDHAGYVLLSNIYALDGNWKGVHKVRKLMLDCGVQKVPGSSSIELDGVIHEFISGDKSHSRKRDVYQMLSEICQQLKIAGYAPDTSQVLLDIDDEDVKESSLALHSEKLALAFGLISTAPGTPIRIVKNLRVCGDCHNVIKLLSKIYGRCIIVRDANRFHRFREGSCSCGDYW from the coding sequence ATGCCTCCTCCCACcgtccccttcttcctcacctccacCACGCTCGCCACCGCCGCGAAGCCGCAACGGCAGCAGCTACCGGCTCAACCGCAACCGCCGTCATGCGGCGCCAAAACCCCAGCCGACTCCCTCGCCGCGGCGTACACCGCGCGCATGCGGCTCAACCCGCACCTCGCGCTCCGCTTGTTCGACCACCTGCTCCGCTCCGGCGCCGACCCGGACCCCATAGCGTACGCGCTCGCCCTGGCCCGCTGCGCGCGGGAGCGGGCCCACCCTGCTGCCGCGCAGCTCCACGGGCACGCCGTCAAGAGCGGGGCCGCTTCGCACCGCCGCGTGCGCAACGGGCTCATCCACGCCTTCTCCGTCTGCGGGATGCTCTGCGACGCGCGCAAGGTGTTCGACTATGGGCCCGAGGTGGACATGATCGCCTGGAACTGCTTGCTGCGAGGGTACGCGCAGGGCAGGGACGCAGGAGCACTCCGGGAGTTCTTCGCGCGGATGCCAGCCCGAGACTCGGTCTCTTGGAACACGGTCATTGCATGGTGTGTTGTGAATGGGGAGCATGAGGAGGCAGTTGCGGTGTTCCGGGAGATGCTTGCAAGCAGTGAGTGCCAGCCTGATAGGGTGACATTGGTGAGCGTAATCTCGGCAATCGCATACTTGGGAGCACTTGCGCAAGGGCTCTGGGCACATGCATATGTTTGCAGGAAAGAGATTGAGGTCGATGAGAAGTTGAGCTCAGCTCTAATAAACATGTACTCCAAGTGTGGTTTCATTGAGGGTGCAGTTTATGTGTTTGAAAATTCGTGTGCACTGAGGAGCGTAGATACTTGGAATGCAATGTTAGCTGGTTTCACAGCAAGTGGCTGCAGTGAAAGAGCTTTGGAGCTTTTTACTAGAATGGAGTCATCTGGGTTCGTGCCTAACAAAATTACGTTTAACAGTTTCCTGAATGCTTGCAGCCACGCAGGGTTTGTCGAGGAAGGTGTTGGTTATTTTGAGAGAATGACAAATTCCTATAGTATTGTGCCCGACATTGCCCATTACGGTTGTATGGTGGATCTATTCTGCCGTGCGGGGCTGTTTGAGAAGGCAGAGGAGATGATTCAGATGATGCCAATGGAGCCAGATGCTGCTGTGTGGAAGGCACTGGTTGGTGCTTGTAGAACTTACAAGAACTTTGAGTTGGGAAAGAAGGCAGGACACAGGCTTATTGAGGCTGCACCGAATGATCACGCGGGGTATGTGTTATTATCCAACATTTATGCGCTGGATGGCAACTGGAAAGGAGTGCATAAGGTGAGGAAGCTGATGTTGGATTGTGGAGTGCAGAAAGTACCTGGGAGCAGCTCAATAGAACTTGATGGTGTTATTCATGAGTTCATATCTGGAGATAAAAGTCACTCAAGGAAGAGGGATGTATATCAGATGCTAAGTGAGATATGCCAGCAGTTGAAAATTGCGGGATATGCTCCAGACACCTCCCAAGTGCTGCTAGATATTGATGATGAGGATGTGAAAGAGAGTTCACTTGCTCTTCACAGCGAGAAGCTTGCACTTGCCTTTGGGCTGATTAGCACTGCACCTGGGACACCTATTAGGATTGTAAAGAACCTCCGGGTCTGTGGAGACTGTCATAATGTGATAAAACTTCTAAGCAAGATTTATGGGAGGTGCATTATTGTTAGGGATGCAAATCGATTTCATCGTTTCAGAGAAGGGTCTTGTTCTTGCGGAGATTACTGGTAA
- the LOC119310384 gene encoding transcription factor bHLH49-like produces the protein MDMNESSEKGMEGNGSSGPGGGIPVEWQSQFSGGGFSAHQHQQHPHMMDSFGSGMWSAASQHGAGFLAPVPGFLPPPGLGGHFPVDSGFIERAARSSCFVGPGAGGGMMGAGAFGGAGDQQMGSAFGEGYLDHRRKEGGDKAEPELAGSGGVPSSEAAGGDCSSKGSDSKKRRRPSEVMGGDQVQSSNVAADSANESAQSKDKGEESSPATGTTTGGKSKGKGAKESSEKEDYIHVRARRGQATNSHSLAERLRREKISERMKLLQDLVPGCSKVTGKAVMLDEIINYVQSLQRQVEFLSMKLATVNPRLDLNIEGLLSKDLLRFPGVSSSSMGFSPEMMHPQLQLSQPGLMQGGAAAMANSDVFRRIMQAQLGAKDGSHSQMAHALNGPFSDHVAQMAYPSMGSSHSHSQDLSIRPSQDAYQM, from the exons ATGGACATGAACGAGAGCAGCGAGAAAGGGATGGAGGGCAATGGGTCCTCTGGCCCAGGCGGTGGCATCCCCGTGGAGTGGCAGAGCCAATTCAGCGGCGGCGGCTTCTCGGCGCACCAGCACCAGCAGCATCCCCACATGATGGACTCCTTCGGGTCCGGCATGTGGTCGGCGGCCTCGCAGCACGGCGCGGGGTTCCTGGCGCCGGTGCCCGGGTTCCTCCCGCCGCCTGGCCTAGGTGGCCATTTCCCGGTGGACTCGGGCTTCATCGAGCGCGCCGCGCGATCGTCGTGCTTCGTCGGCCCCGGCGCCGGTGGCGGGATGATGGGCGCTGGCGCCTTCGGCGGGGCGGGCGATCAGCAGATGGGCAGCGCTTTCGGGGAGGGGTACTTGGATCATCGTAGGAAGGAAGGCGGGGACAAGGCCGAGCCGGAGCTCGCAGGGAGCGGCGGCGTGCCGAGCTCGGAGGCAGCCGGCGGAGACTGCTCGTCCAAAGGGTCGGACTCCAAGAAGAGGAGAAGGCCCAGCGAG GTGATGGGAGGCGATCAGGTTCAGTCTTCCAACGTGGCCGCTGACTCCGCAAACGAGAGCGCCCAGAGCAAAGATAAAGGCGAGGAGAGCAgcccggcgacggggacgacgaccGGCGGCAAGTCCAAGGGGAAGGGTGCCAAGGAGAGCTCCGAGAAGGAAGACTACATCCATGTCCGAGCCCGGCGCGGGCAGGCAACCAACAGCCACAGCCTTGCCGAAAGG CTAAGAAGGGAGAAGATCAGTGAGAGGATGAAGCTTCTACAGGACCTTGTTCCCGGCTGCAGCAAG GTCACCGGGAAGGCGGTGATGCTCGACGAGATCATCAACTATGTTCAGTCCCTGCAAAGACAAGTTGAG TTCTTATCGATGAAGCTGGCGACAGTAAACCCGAGGCTTGACCTCAACATAGAAGGGCTTCTCTCAAAGGAT CTTCTTCGCTTCCCTGGGGTGTCTTCGTCGTCGATGGGGTTCTCTCCGGAGATGATGCACCCGCAGCTGCAGCTGTCGCAGCCGGGGCTGATGCAGGGAGGCGCCGCCGCCATGGCAAACTCGGACGTGTTCAGAAGAATCATGCAAGCGCAACTAGGAGCAAAAGATGGATCCCATTCACAG ATGGCCCACGCATTGAATGGCCCGTTCAGCGATCACGTTGCGCAGATGGCGTACCCGTCCATGGGCTCCTCGCACTCCCACTCGCAGGACCTCAGCATCAGGCCGTCCCAGGACGCCTACCAAATGTGA
- the LOC119310385 gene encoding uncharacterized protein LOC119310385, with protein MLNVKTEPATAMDAVGEPEIEEHEQKVNRYQAELAARIKAKYFSNKASDGGKIFEEETIVEGETIHSSRWPCTSSYANPANFLREKNNHERRDSPSAADSSAKNDSPSVVAEASPKSNAGVPATENNLTPAKRQVSKET; from the exons ATGCTCAACGTCAAGACCGAACCTGCAACTGCAATGGATGCAGTGGG TGAACCGGAAATTGAGGAGCATGAACAGAAGGTAAACAGATACCAAGCTGAACTTGCAGCACGCATTAAGGCCAAATACTTCTCTAATAAGGCTTCTGACGGAG GAAAaatctttgaagaagaaactattgttGAAGGCGAAACCATCCATTCAAGCAG GTGGCCATGCACAAGTTCGTATGCGAACCCGGCAAATTTTCTCCGAGAGAAGAACAACCATGAAAGGAGGGATTCTCCATCAGCAGCAGATTCCTCTGCGAAGAACGATTCTCCATCTGTGGTAGCTGAAGCCTCGCCAAAAAGTAATGCAGGTGTTCCGGCAACAGAAAACAATCTAACACCTGCCAAGAGACAGGTATCCAAGGAGACCTGA